The DNA region TTCGCCGAGGACGCGGCCGACTACCTCGTCGCCCGGTGGCGCGGGGACGTGGCCGCCGAAGGCGCCGAGGCTCTGGAGCGCCAGGCCGCGTCGATGTTCGGTGAGTGGTGCGACGCGGTGGGAGTCACCGGCACCGACCGGGAGGAGGCGGCCGAACAGATCGAACGCGGGCAGAGGGCGGCCGGCCGTGGAGCGTTGACGGACCTGGACTGAGCGGGTCGGGCCCGGCACAGGGGTGGTCACCCGTACCAGCGGAATCGAGACAGAGGCGTATCACCGGCCGTGAGCAAGCCGATTCGGCCTCCCGAACCAGGAAGTGAGCGAGTGAGCACAGGAGTGCGCCGTACGAGGCGGATATGGACGGCCGGGACTGTCGGGTTCGGGGAAGAGGACGGTGACGCCCCCTTGACGGATCCGGCGTGGCCCTACCTGGCGGATGAGTCGTTCTTCTCCGGCGAGGTGACCGGCGGCGTCGACGCGTACGAAGGGTGGGTCCTGCTGGACGACTCATCCGGCTTCGTCCGGGACGACGGATTCATGACGTACACGGCGACCCGGGATCCGCTGCTGGTCGCCGCGGTGAGGAAGTCGCCGGGCACGAGCGAGGGCGAGGCGCCGGACGGCCGGGAGGCCGAGGTCGTCGGTGCGCGGGCGGTCGTTCTGCCCTGCGCCCAAGGGGACCTCCATCTGGCGGTCGAGGCAAGGCAGCAGTACCTGGAGGCACGCAAGCGTCATCCGGACCTTCCGCGGCGGGACGCCTGCTTCGAGTCGTTCGTGAAGTCCGCGACGGAGACCTTCGACTGCGGCACGGCAGCGCGGCACTGAGGTCCCGGATCGAGCCGAGCGGGGGGTTCGCGACCTGTAGCCCGTGCGGCCGGTGGCCACCATCCGGTCCCGGGCGGAGGCGGAGCGGAGCCACATGACCGGCCGTGAGGAAGAACATGCGGCCCTGAAACCAGGAAGTGAGCACATGAGCGAAGCAGAGGGGCGTACGAGGCCGGGGCGGAAGTTCCGGGCTGCCGGGGCCGTCGCGGCCGTGCTGGCCCTGGTGGTCGCCGGACTGCACGTCTACCGCAACACCGACGTGCTGACGGCAGATGAGCTGTGCGGGGGACTGGTCTCCACGGCGAAGGCCGCGGCGGTCCTTCCGGGGTCCGGTCGTCTGGACGGTAAGGGGGGCGGTCCGGCCGGCGACCTGAAGGACACGGCGTGCGAAGTCGAGAGGACGTCCCTGGTGCTCGGCTCCGGACCGGGCGTCGTCTCCCTCCAGGCATGGGAGGACCATGGTGGTTCCCCCTTCGTGGACGGCGGGTGGCCGGATCCGTCGGGGTCTTCCTTCTTCTCCGGGCCGGTGACCGGCGGGGCCGACGAGTCCGGGGGGTGGGTCCTGCTGCCCGAGAAGTGCTGGACGGCCAAGCCGTTGTTCCTCAGGGGCCACTCCAGCGAACCGGTCTCCCGCACTGCGGCGTTCGCCGATCTGCTCACCGACGCCGCCCGCTCCATGGCGGCCCGGGCAGGGTGCGGCGACCTTCCCGAAGAGCCTGGACCGCTCCTGCCGCCCCGCTCCGAGGAGGCCCGTCCGGTTTCCGAGGGGCGGGTCTGCGGCCTTGAGGGCTTCTCCGTCCGCGGTCAGGTGCCGGCGGGTGTCAGGGTGCTCGAAACGGGCCAGACGGCGCCCGCCGATCTGTGGTCGTGCACCCTGTTCCTGGACGACTACTCGCCTGAAGCCGTTCGCAGGGAGGGCTTCACGACGTACGCGGCATCCCGGGACCCGCTGCTCATCGCCGCGGTGAGGAAGTCGCCGGGCACGAGCGAGGGCGAGGCGCCGGACGGCCGTGAAGCCGAGGACGCCAAGAAGGCGAGGATCGTTCTGCCCTGTGCCCAGGGAGCCCTGTACCTGGCGGCTGATCCGGGAGCGCAGTATGTGAAGGCGCGCAGGAGCCGCTCCGGCATTCCGGAGTGGGACACGAACTTCGAGTCCTTCGTGAAGTCCGCGGCCGAGGCCTTCGACTGCGCGACGGCCACGAACTGAGGGCGTGGCCGGCGCGACGGCTGCCCCTGCCCCGGAACCGGAGCGGGGCGGCCGTCGCGCCGGCCGCTACTCCGGAACCGGGGCCCCCACCGACGCCCGGCGGCAGCGGCCCGCCGCTGCCGCGGCCAGGCGGCCCAAGGCCTCCGCCTTGCCGCACGGATGGGCGCCCAGCGTCGTCTGGCGGGCCACGATGCGCCCTTCGGCGCGCATCAGGCGCCAGCCGCGGCGGAGCAGGAACGGCACCGATTTGCGGCCCTCGCGCAGGTCGCGCAGCAACCGCCGCCGGAACGTCGTCGAGGGGCGCCCCCGCAGGCACAGCGCGTCCGCGAGCAGGCCGAGTTCCTGGCAGCGGGTCACGATGTCCGCCGCGAAGATGCCCTCGGCCACGAACAGCGGGGTACGCGCGATGTCGAGCGCCTCACGGCCCGTCCGGGAGCTCGTCGCGATGTCGTACACCGGGACCTGCGTACGACCGGTCCGGCACAGCTCCGCGATGGCTGACACCGCCGCGTCCGCGTCCCACGAGCGCACCGAATCCCAGTCGATGTCGGCACTGCCGGTGACCACCGGCAGGGTCGGGTCGTTGCCCTCCTTGTAGAAGTCGTCCAGACGGAGCACCGGAAGTCCGGTGCGGGCGGCGAGGGAGGACTTGCCGGACCCCGAGGGACCGGCGAGCAGCACGACGCGAGTGGGGATCGGTTGGGAACTCACAGGACAGAAGTGTGAGGCATGGACCCGCGCGGGGGACCCCCGGGAGGTGCTGTTGGTATCGAGCATCACACCTCAACTACTCTGCGCGTACGCACGACTACGCACGACTACTGGACCAGGCTCGATCAGGTGGGAAAACATGGCACGTCATGCACTGTCCAAGCCCCGGCGTCGCGTTCTGCTGCGCGCCGGTCTGACCCTCACCGCGGTGGGCGCGGCCCTCGGCGCGGGAGGCGCGGCGGCCCAGGCGGCCCCGCTGCCCGCGGTCCCGGCCACCGGCTCGGAGACCGTCGACGGCACGCTGGGTGCGGTCGGTGACGCGGCGACGCCCGCGGTGACCAGCGCGCTCGGCCACGGCCTGGTGGGCGCCGTCGCGCCCGTCGCGGATCTCCAGCTCGACCCGCTCGCCGGAACCGGCGTCGACCCGTTGGACAACGCGGTGGGCACGCAGGTCGCCGACTTCAAGCCGGTGACGACGAAGCTGCTCACCGACCCGCTGACCAGCGGCGGTTCGCTCGGCGATCTGCCGCTGGTCGGTCAGGTCACCGGCCTGATCACGGGCTGACGGCCGGACCGCGCGACGTGCCGCGGGGCCCGCCCTTGGAAGGGCGGGCCCCGCGGGCGGCGTATGCCGGCCCGGACGTCCCGGCGGCCCGGACGGAGGTCCGGGCCGCCGGGACACCGGTCAGTACGAGGACCCGGAGGCCCCCAGTGCGCCCGTGGGGTGCCAGACCGTCTTGGTCTCCAGGAAGGCCGTCAGCCGGTGCGTACCGGGATCGGCCGACCAGCCGGCCCCTCCCGCACCGTCCACAGTCTGTGGACGGCGTACGCGCTTCAGGTTCTCCGCGGCGGCCGCCTCCAGCTCCTTCGCCAGGGCCGCGTCACCCGCGACCCCCGTGAGGTCGATGCCGTTGACGTCCTGGTGGGAGGCGAGCGGGGCCGCCAGCTCGGCCGTACGTCCGGAGAGGATGTTCACCACACCGCCCGGCAGATCCGACGTGGCCAGCACCTCACCCAGTGAGAGCGCGGGCAGCGGCCGGCCGGCCGAGGTGACGACGACCGCCGTGTTGCCGGTGGCGATCACCGGCGCGACGACGGAGACCAGGCCCAGGAGGGACGACTCCTGCGGGGCCAGCACCGCGACCACACCGGTGGGTTCGGGCGTGGAGAGGTTGAAGAACGGGCCCGCGACGGGGTTGGCGCCGCCCACGACCTGGCCGATCTTGTCGGTCCAGCCCGCGTACCAGACCCAGCGGTCGATCGCCGCGTCGACGACGGCCGCGGCCTTCGACTTCGACAGCCCCTCGGCCTCCGCCACCTCCCGGACGAACTGCTCCCGGCGGCCCTCCAGCATCTCCGCGACGCGGTAGAGGACCTGGCCGCGGTTGTACGCGGTCGCGCCGGACCATCCGCCGAACGCCTTGCGGGCGGCCACGACCGCGTCGCGCGCGTCCTTGCGGGATGCCTGCGGGGCGTTCGCCAGCCATGTGCCCTTGCCCGCCGCGCCGGCGGCTGAACCCTTCGCGCTCACCTCGTACACCCGGCCGCTCTCGGAGCGGGGGAACTTGCCCCCGACGTACAGCTTGTAGGTCTTGAAGACGCTCAGTCGCCCGTCAGACATCGAGGTAGGCCTCCAGACCGTGACGGCCGCCCTCGCGGCCGTAGCCCGACTCCTTGTAACCGCCGAACGGCGAGGTCGGGTCGAACTTGTTGAACGTGTTGGCCCACACCACACCGGCGCGGAGCTTGTTCGCCACCGCGAGGATGCGGGAGCCCTTCTCCGTCCAGATGCCGGCCGAGAGGCCGTACTGGCTGTTGTTGGCCTTGGCGACGGCCTCGTCCGGCGTACGGAAGGTGAGCACCGACAGCACCGGGCCGAAGATCTCGTCCCGGGCCACCGTGTGCGCCTGGGTGACGCCGGTGAAGAGCGTCGGGGCGAACCAGTAGCCGGTGGAGGGCAGTTCGCAGGGGGCCGTCCAGCGTTCGGCGCCCTCCGCCTCGCCGGTCTCGGTGAGCGCGGTGATCCGGGCGAGCTGCTCGGCGGAGTTGATCGCGCCGATGTCGGTGTTCTTGTCCAGCGGGTCACCCAGGCGCAGTGTGGTCAGCCGGCGCTTGAGGGCGTGCAGCACCTCGTCGTGGACCGACTCCTGGACGAGGAGCCGGGAGCCCGCGCAGCAGACCTGGCCCTGGTTGAAGAAGATGCCGGTGACGATGCCCTCGACGGCCTGGTCGACCGGGGCGTCGTCGAAGACGATGTTGGCGCCCTTGCCCCCCAGTTCGAGCGTGGCCCGCTTGTCCGTGCCCGCGATCTGCCGGGCGATGGCCTTGCCGACGGCGGTGGAACCGGTGAAGGCGACCTTGTCCACGTCCGGATGCCCGACGAGCGCGGAGCCCGCGTCGCCGTAGCCGGTGAGGATGTTGACGACGCCCCTGGGCAGGCCCGCCTGGCGGCAGACGTCGGCGAAGAACAGCGCGGAGAGTGGTGTCGTCTCGGCGGGCTTGAGCACCACCGTGTTGCCGGTGGCGAGCGCCGGGGCGATCTTCCACGCGAGCATCAGGAGCGGGAAGTTCCAGGGGATGACCTGACCGGCCACGCCCAGCGGGCGGGGGTTGGCGCCGTATCCCGCGTGGTCGAGCTTGTCGGCCCAGCCCGCGTAGTAGAAGAAGTGGGCGGCGACCAGCGGGAGGTCCGCGTCGCGGGTCTCCCTGATCGGCTTGCCGTTGTCCAGGGTCTCCAGGACGGCGAGCTCGCGGGAGCGCTCCTGGATGATCCGGGCGATGCGGAAGAGGTACTTGGCGCGCTCGGAGCCGGGCAGCGCCGACCACTTCTCGAACGCCTTGCGGGCCGCCTTCACGGCCCGGTCCACGTCCTCGGCGCCCGCCCGGGCGACCTCGGAGAGCACCTCCTCGGTGGACGGGCTGACGGTCTTGAAGACCTTGCCGCCGGCGGCCTCCGTGAACTCACCGTCGATGAACAGCCCGTACGAGGGGGCGATGTCCACGACGGAGCGGGACTCAGGAGCCGGTGCGTAGTCGAATGCGGATGCGGGTGCGGGTGTGGATGCCATGGCGTATCAGTCCACCGTCACGTAATCGGGGCCGGAGTAACGGCCGGTGCTGAGCTTCTGGCGCTGCATCAGCAGGTCGTTCAGCAGGCTGGAGGCGCCGAAGCGGAACCAGCGGTTGTCCAGCCAGTCCTCACCGGCGGTCTCGTTCACCAGAACGAGGAACTTGATCGCGTCCTTGGAGGTGCGGATGCCGCCCGCCGGCTTCACTCCGATCTGGACGCCCGTCTGCTCGCGGTAGTCGCGTACGGCCTCCAGCATCAGCAGCGTGTTCGCCGGGGTGGCGTTCGTCGCGACCTTGCCGGTCGAGGTCTTGATGAAGTCGGCGCCGGCCAGCATCCCGAGCCAGGAGGCCCGCCGGATGTTGTCGTACGTGGACAGCTCGCCCGTCTCGAAGATGACCTTGAGGCGGGCCGGACCGCACTCCGTCTTCACGGCGACGATCTCCTCGTACACCTTCAGGTAGCGGCCGGACAGGAAGGCGCCCCGGTCGATCACCATGTCGATCTCGTCGGCCCCGGCCGCCACCGCGTCGCGCACGTCCGCGAGCTTGACGTCCAGTGCGGCACGCCCGGCGGGGAAGGCCGTCGCCACGGACGCCACCTTCACCCCGGATCCGGCCAGCGCGGCGACGGCCGTCCGCGCCATGTCGGGGTAGACGCAGACGGCGGCGGTGCGTGGAGTGGTGCGGTCGGTGGGGTCGGGGTGGACGGCCTTGGCGGCGAGGGCCCGGACCTTGCCCGGGGTGTCCGCGCCTTCCAGCGTCGTCAGGTCGATCATCGAGATGGCGAGATCGATGGCGTACGCCTTGGCGGTCGTCTTGATCGATCGGGTGCCGAGAGCGGCGGCGCGCGCTTCGAGGCCGACGGCGTCGACGCCGGGCAGCCCGTGGAGGAAGCGGCGCAGCGCACTGTCGGACCCCGTCACGTCGGCGAGGGAGCCCGCGCCCCGCGCGGACGCCGTGGACGGCTCGGAGGAGGGTGCAGTGGTCGGCATGGTCACCAGACCAGCATATCTACGCGCGTAGCGGCCTGTACAGGCCCCCTCCTCTTTCCGCGCCTCCCGCAGCTCGTGGCGGACCCCCGGGTGGCCACCGGATTCCACCGCCGGACCGTCAGGCAGAATCGGGACCATGACGAGCCCCACGCCTCCCGCCGAGCCCTCCTACGCAGACCGGACCTACCGCTCCGGAGCGGCGCTGGTCTGCGGCGTGCTGCTGATCCTGCTCATCGGCTGGATCGGCGGCGACGCGGTCTTCCGGGGGGCGGGATGGGCGCCGTGGATCGCGCTCGCCACGCTGCTGACACTGATCCCGCTGGTCGTCGCCTTCACACTGCGACCCGCGGTGTACGCCAACGAGGAGCGCATCCGGATCCGCAACCCCTTCCGGACGATCGAGCTGCCCTGGGCCGACGTCTCCCACTTCCGCGCCTCCTACACGAGCGAGCTGTTCACCGAGGGTGGCGCGAAGTACCAGCTCTGGGCGGTGCCGGTGTCGCTGCGGCAGCGCAAGAAGGCGGACAGGCAGGCCGGCCGGGCGGCGCGGTCGGGGGCTGCCGACGCCCGCGAGCCGGACCTGGCCACCGCCGACCAGACGATGAAGGAGATGCGCCGGCTCTCGGAGCAGGCGGCGCTCCGTACGGACCAGACCACGACCACGGCGTCGGTGCGCTGGGCGTACGAGCTGCTCGCCCCGTCCGCCGTCGGGGCGGTGCTGCTCGTGGTGCTCCTGGCGATCAGCTGAGATGTGGGGCGGGGGAGGGGGGCACGTCGGGCTCATGGGCCCGCGTCATCGGGGCCCGGCAGGCTCGCGAGGGCCCTCATGAGGCAGTCGCGTGCCCCTTGCCCGTACACGGCCGTCCTGGACAGTTCCGCGAACGCTCGTAGGTACGTGCGCACCTCGCCGGGTGCCGTGATGTTCACCTCCGCCGTCAGCGTCTCCACGGCGACCTGGGTGTCGTCGAACGCGTAGAACGCTTCCAGTGGCCAGACGGTACGCCGGGCTCTGAACGGGATGACCCCGAGCGACACGTTCGGCCGGGCCATGACCTCCAGCAGGTACCGGAGCTGCCCGGCCAGTTCCGGGCCGCCACACACGTGGTAGTAGAGAACGGCTTCTTCGAGCAGCAGCCCGAACCGGTGGTTCCCCGTGTGGACGACACGAGACCGGTTCAGGCGTGCCCGCACGGCGTCGGCCACATCGTCCGGCGTGCCCTGAAAGGCGGTGATCGCCCGCAGCAGACCGGTTGCGTAGTCGGCGGTCTGGAGCATGCCCGGTACGACGTTCGAGGCGTATACGCGGAAGTGGGCCGTCCGCTCGTACAGCGGGACGGTCTTCTCGTGGACCCGGCGCATTCCGTCCCGGTGGATCTGCCGCCAGTGGACGTACATGGCCTCGGCGGTCCTGGACGCGGCGATCAGGTCCGCCGCCTGGTCCTCCACCCCGCACGCCCGGCACCAGGCCCGGATGTCCGCGTCCGACGGGGCGGTCCTGGCACGGGCGATACGGGAGGCCTTCGACTTGTGCCAGCCGCACCGCACGGCCAGTTCATGCCCGGTGAGCCCGGCATCCCGGCGCATCCCGTCCAGGCGGGAGGCGATGGACGCGCGGGCGGCCTGGGCGGCGGAATGTGGAGACGCGGGCATGAACTGACGTTTCAGATGGTGTAAGTGTCGTGCGGGATGGCGCGTTCCCAGACGGCTTCGAAGGCGTCGGAGCAGAGGCCGGCGACCCCTTGGTCCTCGGTCTGGTCGGTGTGGATCCACCGGCCCTCGCCGTCGAACACGTTGAACTGGACGAGCTTGCCGTCGAACAGCCAGAAGTCGTTGCCGGGGAGGGTCAAGCCGGACGCCGTCCGCCGGGGCAGCCAGCGGATTTCCTCACCTGCGGCGATGTTGGTGAAGCTGAACGAGTGTTCGTAACGGATGTACTCGCTGGGCGGCTCCCCCACGATTCGGGCGCGGCGCACCCGCACCCCCTTGGACGTGACCTCCTCCATGAGGTCGAGCCAGGGCCGCCACCACGACTCGCGGTCGTCCGGGTCGAGTCGGTGGCCCCGCCGCCACGCCGCGAAGCCCTCGTCCTCGTCGTCGATGGCGTACACGTCGCGCATCTCAAGATGGACTGCGGACCGCTCGACCGACCGGAACAGGTCGGCGAAGCTACTCAGGCTTTGTGCCCTCAAGTGCCTCCTTCAGCAGCGGAATCATGTGCTTCGGCAGCCTTACCACGCCTTCATGGGCGGGAAGCGGGCTGTCCTGGACGGGCAGGGCGGTGGTGGCGGTGTCAGCCGTCACGCCCTGGATGACGAGATCCTGCGTCTCCTCGTCCACCCACACGGCCGGACGGCCGTGATCACCGGAATCCGGGTCTTTCCCGAGGAACCGTAAACGCACAGCCTCTCCTCAAGTAAATCCGCGTTGTAGCTGGTTGCACGCAGCCTCCCGGCGTTTCAGCCTGGGCGTCAAGGTCGCTCGGATGCCCTTGCAACCGGGTGCAACTTCGTGGACCGTCATCTTCCGCGTTCCATACCGTCGCGTGCCATGGACGACGCGAAGACGACGATGGCGCCCCCTGTGTTCCTGGTGGAATCCCCGGAACCGCCGAAGCCGCACAAGGACTGTGACGTGTGCGGTGCGCTGGTCGAGGAGCGTGCCGAAGCGGCCCGAGCCGGCGACTGGTCGAAGGTGGCGGACGTCAACGTCGAGATCGGCCGTCACCGTGCCGGGCGGCGGCGCAAGCGCAAGTGACTGGTGCCGTCCGGGCGGAGTGCCCCGGTGTTGCCGTCGACCGAGAGCGCTACAGCTCGACCGCGTATCGACCACCAGGACTGACATGGTTGCCCTGCTGATCACCGGGCCCCTCCGTACGCGGGGCGGTGGGCCCGGGCAGCTCACCCACCGGTGCTGTTGCAGGGCACTGGCCTGGCCACGGCTGTCCCACGCGTCGAGAGGGCCCGCGCGTCTGGGGTCTGATCAGCCGACAGCGTCGAACTCGCCCTTCTGCGCGCCGTCCATGAAGCAGCGCCACACATGCGCGGTGACCACGAAGGGCGGGTTGTCCAAGTCCTCGTTGTCCCGGATGGCGACCCGCCCGTCACCAAGGAACGCGACCTCCAGACAGCCGTTGGCGCTTTCCGAGGCGCGAGCCTTGCGCCATATGACGCCTTCGAGACCGGAGCTGGCGACCATGGTTACTTCTCCTCCAGGAGGGCGCGCAGGAACCGGATCGATCCGTGCTCGGCGTCCAGCGCCGCGCCGCGAAGCTGGCCGAAGAGCTGATCGAACCGGCGGGTGTCGTGAGGTTTCTGCATGTACAAGTTACCCGCGGGCGTATCCAGGTACGCGACGGTCGGTTCGCCCGGGTCCGGGAAGTCGATGAGGGTGAAGCCACCGTTCATCGCTCCATGTGCACCTCTGTCATAGGGGAGCACTTGCAGCGTCACGTTGGGAATCTTTTCGGCCATGTGGATCAAGTGCTGCACCTGGGTGCGCATGGCGGCCGGTCCGCCTACGGTACGACGCAGGCTTCCCTCGTCCAACACCACGGTCAACTGCACCGGTTCGGGGCTCCGGACCAAGACCTTCTGCCGTTCCAGACGTACAGACACCAGCTTGTCGATGACGGCGGTCGATGCTGTCGGCCGGCCAGGGCGGATGACCGCTCGCGCGTAGTCCTCTGTCTGGACCAGGCTGTGAACTATTCCCAACGCGAAGACCCGGAGAGTCGCGGCATCCGATTCCAGGCCGATGTAGGTGTCCAGGCCAGGAGGCAGCGTTCCCTCGTATTCGGTCCACCACCCTTGTTCGGGTGCTTCTCTGAGCATCCTGAGGTAGGAGTCGCGTTCCGATTGGGGAGTCCCGTAGGCCTCCAGCAGCCCCTTCAGCTCGATGATCTGTACCGCACGCGCGCCCGTCTCGATGCGGCTGATCGTCGAATCGGATCGCTGGATCTGCGCTCCGGCTTCTTCGATGGTGAGCCCGGCGTCCTCGCGTAGTTTCCGCAGCTCCCTCCCGAGCCGACGACGCTGAACAACTGGCCCCTGAGTCTTGCCCATGGTGGCTTCCTCCTCGATGTCGAGGCCCATCGTGCCGGAGCGCCGGTAGCTGATCGAGCCAGGAGTTCCGCGTTCACTCATTCGTGCCGAATCTTCAGACTGAAGTTGCAGCGAGAATCTTCAGACGTTCACCATCGGGCTTACCGCCTATCTCGGTGACCAGTCGCGAAGGTATGTGCGTCCGTCACGGATGGGCCGGATCACTCCATCGTGTGGAGAGGGGCTCGTTATATGAACATCCCGCCCGCCGAAGACCTTCGGTTCGTCCCCCCGTTCGGGCTCGATGCCCGGCTCGCCATAAGGCCCGTCGTGACGGGGCGGCGAGTCGTCGTGCCGTTCGTGGGGGACGACCCGGCGCATGCGGGGACGGCCCGGCGGGCGGTCCGCTGCCAGTTCGCCGCCTGGCGCGTCCCGGAGGAGCAGTCCGACGACCTGGTGCTGATCGTCAGCGAACTGGTCGCCAACGCGCTGACGCACGCGTGCGCCCGCGCCCGGGCAGGTACCAGGCGAATGTGGGTGGTTGCGGGGCGCCATCCCGGGGCGGCAGTGGTCGCCGTGGTCGACGACGGGACGTACGACGGGCGTCGGCTTCGGCCGCTCCCCGCCGACGACTCGGCCACCCACGGACGAGGGCTGCGCATCGTCGCCCAACTGGGCGACCGGTGGGGCCACTTCTCGCACCCGCAGGGCACGTGCGTGTGGGCGGCCCGCGATCTGTGCGGCCATCCGCTTCCGGGCCCGGCCGACAGGTGATCGCTCCCGTCCCGGCTCCTGCGTGTGCCGGCGGTGGTGCCGTGGCACGCCCTCTCCCTGGACCGTGATGCGTCGGCCTTCATCCGGCGTGGCCGAGTGCCGCGCCTCTCAGCCACGCCGGCGCCTGGTGTGGACCCCTGTTCCCCGGCCTCTCCAGGAGGTCACCACCACCTTGTCCCGGCACGCCCAACCCCGCGCATGGTTACGTGCGGTGTCCTGGCTGGTCGGCAAGGCCCGGCCACACCCACGGGCGTGCGCGACGACGATGGCTGTCGCCAGAGACCTGGCGAAACGTATGGACTACAGCGAGGGCACGGTTCTCTATGATCTGACCGGGACCGCCGACCGCTGTGGTGTGTCGACCGCCACGGTGAAGCGGCATGTCCGGGTGCTTCGGGAGCTCGGGGCGCTGGCATGGGTGCGGCACGGCTCCAGGCGGAACCTGCGGCTGCCCGGCCGGTCGTACGCGGGCACGGCGACGATCTACGCGGCGACGATCCCCGCGGAGTTCGACGAGGCGGTGGGACACCGGCTGAGTGGGTCCGGGTACGGGGCACGGGTCGTCGGCTTCACCGGGGCCGGGCGCCGGGCGGCGGTGGACGTCGCCCGCCCCGCCCGCAACCGGGCTGCCGGGAAACGCGCTTCGGGCGGGCGT from Streptomyces sp. NBC_01754 includes:
- a CDS encoding uridine kinase family protein; protein product: MLDTNSTSRGSPARVHASHFCPVSSQPIPTRVVLLAGPSGSGKSSLAARTGLPVLRLDDFYKEGNDPTLPVVTGSADIDWDSVRSWDADAAVSAIAELCRTGRTQVPVYDIATSSRTGREALDIARTPLFVAEGIFAADIVTRCQELGLLADALCLRGRPSTTFRRRLLRDLREGRKSVPFLLRRGWRLMRAEGRIVARQTTLGAHPCGKAEALGRLAAAAAGRCRRASVGAPVPE
- a CDS encoding aldehyde dehydrogenase family protein encodes the protein MSDGRLSVFKTYKLYVGGKFPRSESGRVYEVSAKGSAAGAAGKGTWLANAPQASRKDARDAVVAARKAFGGWSGATAYNRGQVLYRVAEMLEGRREQFVREVAEAEGLSKSKAAAVVDAAIDRWVWYAGWTDKIGQVVGGANPVAGPFFNLSTPEPTGVVAVLAPQESSLLGLVSVVAPVIATGNTAVVVTSAGRPLPALSLGEVLATSDLPGGVVNILSGRTAELAAPLASHQDVNGIDLTGVAGDAALAKELEAAAAENLKRVRRPQTVDGAGGAGWSADPGTHRLTAFLETKTVWHPTGALGASGSSY
- a CDS encoding aldehyde dehydrogenase family protein; its protein translation is MASTPAPASAFDYAPAPESRSVVDIAPSYGLFIDGEFTEAAGGKVFKTVSPSTEEVLSEVARAGAEDVDRAVKAARKAFEKWSALPGSERAKYLFRIARIIQERSRELAVLETLDNGKPIRETRDADLPLVAAHFFYYAGWADKLDHAGYGANPRPLGVAGQVIPWNFPLLMLAWKIAPALATGNTVVLKPAETTPLSALFFADVCRQAGLPRGVVNILTGYGDAGSALVGHPDVDKVAFTGSTAVGKAIARQIAGTDKRATLELGGKGANIVFDDAPVDQAVEGIVTGIFFNQGQVCCAGSRLLVQESVHDEVLHALKRRLTTLRLGDPLDKNTDIGAINSAEQLARITALTETGEAEGAERWTAPCELPSTGYWFAPTLFTGVTQAHTVARDEIFGPVLSVLTFRTPDEAVAKANNSQYGLSAGIWTEKGSRILAVANKLRAGVVWANTFNKFDPTSPFGGYKESGYGREGGRHGLEAYLDV
- the deoC gene encoding deoxyribose-phosphate aldolase, translating into MPTTAPSSEPSTASARGAGSLADVTGSDSALRRFLHGLPGVDAVGLEARAAALGTRSIKTTAKAYAIDLAISMIDLTTLEGADTPGKVRALAAKAVHPDPTDRTTPRTAAVCVYPDMARTAVAALAGSGVKVASVATAFPAGRAALDVKLADVRDAVAAGADEIDMVIDRGAFLSGRYLKVYEEIVAVKTECGPARLKVIFETGELSTYDNIRRASWLGMLAGADFIKTSTGKVATNATPANTLLMLEAVRDYREQTGVQIGVKPAGGIRTSKDAIKFLVLVNETAGEDWLDNRWFRFGASSLLNDLLMQRQKLSTGRYSGPDYVTVD
- a CDS encoding PH domain-containing protein, with protein sequence MTSPTPPAEPSYADRTYRSGAALVCGVLLILLIGWIGGDAVFRGAGWAPWIALATLLTLIPLVVAFTLRPAVYANEERIRIRNPFRTIELPWADVSHFRASYTSELFTEGGAKYQLWAVPVSLRQRKKADRQAGRAARSGAADAREPDLATADQTMKEMRRLSEQAALRTDQTTTTASVRWAYELLAPSAVGAVLLVVLLAIS
- a CDS encoding helix-turn-helix domain-containing protein, with protein sequence MPASPHSAAQAARASIASRLDGMRRDAGLTGHELAVRCGWHKSKASRIARARTAPSDADIRAWCRACGVEDQAADLIAASRTAEAMYVHWRQIHRDGMRRVHEKTVPLYERTAHFRVYASNVVPGMLQTADYATGLLRAITAFQGTPDDVADAVRARLNRSRVVHTGNHRFGLLLEEAVLYYHVCGGPELAGQLRYLLEVMARPNVSLGVIPFRARRTVWPLEAFYAFDDTQVAVETLTAEVNITAPGEVRTYLRAFAELSRTAVYGQGARDCLMRALASLPGPDDAGP
- a CDS encoding DUF6879 family protein — encoded protein: MRAQSLSSFADLFRSVERSAVHLEMRDVYAIDDEDEGFAAWRRGHRLDPDDRESWWRPWLDLMEEVTSKGVRVRRARIVGEPPSEYIRYEHSFSFTNIAAGEEIRWLPRRTASGLTLPGNDFWLFDGKLVQFNVFDGEGRWIHTDQTEDQGVAGLCSDAFEAVWERAIPHDTYTI
- a CDS encoding DUF397 domain-containing protein, which gives rise to MVASSGLEGVIWRKARASESANGCLEVAFLGDGRVAIRDNEDLDNPPFVVTAHVWRCFMDGAQKGEFDAVG
- a CDS encoding helix-turn-helix domain-containing protein; amino-acid sequence: MSERGTPGSISYRRSGTMGLDIEEEATMGKTQGPVVQRRRLGRELRKLREDAGLTIEEAGAQIQRSDSTISRIETGARAVQIIELKGLLEAYGTPQSERDSYLRMLREAPEQGWWTEYEGTLPPGLDTYIGLESDAATLRVFALGIVHSLVQTEDYARAVIRPGRPTASTAVIDKLVSVRLERQKVLVRSPEPVQLTVVLDEGSLRRTVGGPAAMRTQVQHLIHMAEKIPNVTLQVLPYDRGAHGAMNGGFTLIDFPDPGEPTVAYLDTPAGNLYMQKPHDTRRFDQLFGQLRGAALDAEHGSIRFLRALLEEK
- a CDS encoding ATP-binding protein; translated protein: MNIPPAEDLRFVPPFGLDARLAIRPVVTGRRVVVPFVGDDPAHAGTARRAVRCQFAAWRVPEEQSDDLVLIVSELVANALTHACARARAGTRRMWVVAGRHPGAAVVAVVDDGTYDGRRLRPLPADDSATHGRGLRIVAQLGDRWGHFSHPQGTCVWAARDLCGHPLPGPADR